One Heyndrickxia oleronia genomic window, GAATTCCGATACATTAATGATTGCCCATTATAATCAAGATACCAACCAGCTTAAACTTGCGTCAATAATGCGAGATACATATGTAGAAATTCCTGAGCATGGGATGAGAAAAATTAATGCAGCCTTTGCCTATGGAGGACCTGAGCTAGTTAGAAAAACAATCAAACAGAATTTTGATGTAGATGTCAATTATTATGCAGTTACCGATTTTGAAGGATTTTCAAAAATTGTTGATATAATTGCACCAAAGGGTATTGAGGCTGATATCCCATATGAAATGTCTTATGGAATTGGAATGACATTGCATCCAGGGAAACAAGTATTACATGGAAAAGAAATTCTAGGATACGTCCGTTTTCGGCATGATCGTCTAAGTGATTTTGGACGGGTGGAACGACAGCAAGAAGTAATCTCAAAAATTAAGGAACAGGCGTTTAATATACAAAGTCTTGTCAAACTCCCGAAAATACTTGGTGTGGCTGATCCGTATATTGACACGAATGTAGACACTTCTACGATCCTTTCCATTGGTAAAGGCCTATTGACTGGAAAAAATAAAAAAATGGAGACTTTACGAATTCCAATCCAAGATTCATATGTTGATAGAAATGTTGATGTGGGTGCAGTTTTAAGCATTGATGTCGATCAAAATAAACAAGCATTAAAAGATTTTTTATCGCAGGATAATGATAGTGTTGCAAGCAAAGAAACACAGGAATAAAAGGTGTAGTCTGATTCCCATGTGAGTAATAGTGGGATCAGACTTTTTTTATTGATTTTTTGTTGAACTTTTCTCAACACTTGTTGAGAAAGACAGGCACTTTCATTGTATGAGAGAAATACAATGTTAAAAATGGTCAATGATTAAAGACTATTTTAATTGTAAGGCTGTTTTCGTATAGTTTGTTGCTTTTGTAAATGCCCAAGTGCCGGCTTTTACTTCCAATAAAGAATTCAGCGGTCTTATAGAGTTTGCCGCTCTTTCCTCAGTGATGAAAGATGTAGCAATCTACAACCGAGAGTTAATAATTAATACACTACTTCATTAGCAACAATGTTTGAGAAAAGAGCCTGTAAAAAAAGAGGAGTGTTTCTAATATGTCTTGGTTAGTAATATTTGCATTCGCCGTTTCATCGAGTATAGACAATTTAGGGGTGGGAATCTCTTATGGAATCCGAAAAATAAGAATAGGGATGGGTGCTAATTTATTTATCGCAGTGATTTGTTTTCTGATGAGTGTTGCAGGTATTTCGTTTGGAATGTGGTTATCGTATATTTTACCTGGGATGTTTCCTGTAATTGTAGGTTCATTCCTATTGATTATCATTGGGATTCGAATTATGTTGTTAGCAGTTCCACGTAAAAGTGCTGAATCTAAAATGAGTCAGGAGCCGGGGGAAAAAGGGAATGGCCTTGATGGGATAATGAAAAATTCTGAGGCTGTAGACAGAGAACGAAATCTATCAGGTGGCATTAGTTGGTGGGAGGCTGGAATATTAGGA contains:
- a CDS encoding LCP family protein translates to MKKRERRTKRKWLRNLFLLIVILIVGIIGYCIYQYNQGLSEANNGKFKKDGATYDLFKGAEPKFGVINILLIGTDTRGGDRGNSDTLMIAHYNQDTNQLKLASIMRDTYVEIPEHGMRKINAAFAYGGPELVRKTIKQNFDVDVNYYAVTDFEGFSKIVDIIAPKGIEADIPYEMSYGIGMTLHPGKQVLHGKEILGYVRFRHDRLSDFGRVERQQEVISKIKEQAFNIQSLVKLPKILGVADPYIDTNVDTSTILSIGKGLLTGKNKKMETLRIPIQDSYVDRNVDVGAVLSIDVDQNKQALKDFLSQDNDSVASKETQE
- the ytaF gene encoding sporulation membrane protein YtaF, with translation MSWLVIFAFAVSSSIDNLGVGISYGIRKIRIGMGANLFIAVICFLMSVAGISFGMWLSYILPGMFPVIVGSFLLIIIGIRIMLLAVPRKSAESKMSQEPGEKGNGLDGIMKNSEAVDRERNLSGGISWWEAGILGVALSANALTNGLGAGLLGLSPFAISLTAAIGSFISIWIGTKLGTKLADIRIGKFTIGQFGTLLSGAIILVIAINAFF